In Verrucomicrobiia bacterium, a single genomic region encodes these proteins:
- a CDS encoding DUF1003 domain-containing protein, protein MAQPDLHAHEGKLSRRREIITSYKARSDARRTVWERTADMLTSRFGTVAFLTLNAIWFIVWVLWNTGMAGMTPFDPYPFGFLTMVVSLEAIFLAIIVLISQNRAAHIADMREEIELQVSMIAEEEITKIMNMLCMLLDKHGIDISHDPELTRMLKPIKNSEIERRIEDELHQ, encoded by the coding sequence ATGGCCCAACCCGACCTCCACGCGCATGAGGGAAAACTCAGCCGTAGGCGTGAGATAATCACCAGCTACAAAGCCCGCTCCGACGCCCGCCGGACCGTTTGGGAACGCACGGCAGACATGCTCACTTCCCGCTTTGGCACCGTGGCCTTCCTTACGCTCAACGCAATTTGGTTTATTGTTTGGGTACTGTGGAATACAGGCATGGCGGGAATGACTCCTTTTGACCCCTACCCATTTGGTTTCCTGACGATGGTGGTCTCCCTTGAAGCCATCTTCCTGGCGATCATCGTCCTCATTTCCCAGAACCGTGCGGCGCACATTGCCGATATGCGGGAAGAGATTGAGCTGCAGGTCAGCATGATTGCCGAAGAGGAAATTACCAAGATCATGAACATGCTCTGCATGCTCCTGGACAAGCACGGTATCGATATCTCCCATGACCCAGAGCTGACGCGCATGCTTAAGCCCATCAAGAACAGTGAGATTGAACGGCGGATAGAAGACGAGCTGCACCAATAG
- a CDS encoding helix-turn-helix domain-containing protein, protein MEKLRSTLRELGLSKNEAKVYAALTTLGEAKASVVAKKVDLSRTTVISILSRLEEGGFVSANKYKGVISYWVESPNVLKETLEAKLVVADHLNLLLTDMYRADSAVPAVKVLDTRDAIRSFIEREIATLKKGDEILTIDSPLSGNYQKVLSDEYYYAMLNMKDRRGISTKTLVPAGSVGDVDPQKLAKQRIELRQLPEGVDFDASLWIMGNKLYLFSGTPPLVVMIKHQSIVASMESLFMSLWEPNTN, encoded by the coding sequence ATGGAAAAACTACGCAGCACGTTGAGGGAATTAGGCCTCAGTAAAAACGAGGCCAAGGTGTATGCCGCCCTTACTACCCTTGGTGAAGCAAAGGCCAGTGTAGTAGCCAAGAAGGTGGACCTGTCCCGGACTACTGTCATCAGCATCCTTTCCCGGCTCGAGGAAGGGGGCTTTGTCAGTGCCAATAAGTACAAGGGGGTTATTTCTTATTGGGTCGAATCGCCCAATGTCCTTAAGGAAACTCTGGAGGCTAAGTTGGTGGTTGCTGACCATTTGAACCTGCTCTTGACCGACATGTACCGGGCAGATTCTGCAGTACCTGCGGTAAAGGTGTTGGATACGCGCGATGCGATCCGTAGTTTTATTGAGCGGGAGATTGCCACCCTCAAAAAAGGTGATGAAATTCTGACCATAGACTCGCCACTCAGCGGGAACTACCAAAAAGTCCTCAGCGACGAGTACTACTACGCCATGCTCAACATGAAAGACCGGCGCGGCATTTCCACCAAGACCCTTGTTCCTGCGGGGAGTGTGGGCGACGTTGACCCGCAGAAGCTGGCCAAACAGCGGATTGAGCTCCGCCAGCTGCCAGAGGGTGTCGACTTTGATGCCTCCCTTTGGATTATGGGGAACAAGCTTTATTTGTTTTCAGGTACGCCACCGTTAGTGGTGATGATTAAGCACCAGTCCATTGTGGCAAGCATGGAGAGCTTGTTTATGAGCCTCTGGGAGCCAAATACTAATTGA
- a CDS encoding adenylyltransferase/cytidyltransferase family protein has product MKTNYLFPGTFSPPTYGHAALVSEAAQHLPHLTVVCSENPTKSASWFTPEEAVGLWQAYSLPRNVSITTLAAIRQEKLNPRSIVMVRGIRDESDVEAERGVMQYNREHFGITKFLYLHCAPEFADVSSSSARVAAEGLDFTTLAHLCSPLVVTKLLEHTLGIANLFLVVGKPGSGKSTLLTEFCSQYPEAVRITTDGFNHTLRPLLEAAFPGKELLAVAKDQEAALIAAIKEPWLALLREELLKCKGMSHVFVEAAYGLQPNKELFRLLGGKAIYVGCTTRRCTARNHKRGTPELLPFVPRIPGWAASKQIAQRHNLSLARVSTDTGLDQSIAQLEAILRR; this is encoded by the coding sequence ATGAAAACTAACTACCTGTTCCCTGGAACCTTCTCTCCCCCAACCTATGGGCACGCCGCCTTAGTCAGCGAAGCTGCACAACACCTTCCCCACCTCACCGTTGTCTGTTCAGAAAACCCCACCAAGTCCGCCTCCTGGTTCACCCCAGAAGAGGCGGTAGGGCTCTGGCAGGCTTACTCCCTGCCCCGCAATGTTTCCATCACTACGCTTGCTGCCATCAGGCAGGAAAAGCTTAACCCCCGGTCAATTGTGATGGTCCGCGGGATCCGCGACGAATCTGATGTCGAAGCAGAGCGCGGCGTCATGCAGTACAACCGGGAGCACTTTGGCATTACCAAGTTCCTCTACCTGCACTGTGCGCCAGAGTTTGCCGATGTCTCCTCTTCCAGTGCACGCGTTGCCGCTGAAGGACTGGATTTCACCACGCTTGCCCATCTGTGCTCTCCCCTAGTAGTAACCAAGCTCCTGGAGCACACACTGGGAATAGCCAACCTTTTCCTGGTTGTGGGGAAGCCGGGAAGTGGGAAATCAACCCTTCTCACGGAGTTCTGTTCCCAGTACCCGGAGGCCGTCCGTATTACCACTGACGGATTCAACCACACTCTCCGGCCACTCCTGGAGGCGGCCTTCCCCGGCAAGGAACTGCTTGCCGTAGCAAAGGACCAAGAAGCCGCCCTTATTGCGGCTATCAAGGAGCCGTGGCTTGCCCTCCTCCGCGAGGAGCTTCTCAAGTGCAAGGGTATGAGCCATGTGTTTGTAGAGGCAGCTTATGGTTTGCAACCCAATAAGGAGCTCTTCCGTCTCTTAGGCGGCAAGGCTATCTACGTTGGCTGCACTACCCGGCGCTGCACTGCGCGCAACCACAAGCGAGGGACACCGGAACTCCTTCCCTTCGTTCCCCGTATTCCTGGTTGGGCGGCTTCCAAGCAGATTGCCCAGCGGCACAACCTTTCCCTTGCCCGTGTCTCTACAGACACCGGCCTTGACCAGAGCATTGCCCAACTGGAGGCCATACTCAGGAGATAA
- a CDS encoding DUF3307 domain-containing protein produces MYPLSFVPFVLGHLTADYLLQPRAMALQKSAKGLKGFGWCTLHCAVYTLCICAFVQFWNPVFVALVYFTHYAVDRYSLATYWLRLIQGRDISAAHLDTTSAHREIDISFACLVYAVTDNTIHLITLWILMRMFA; encoded by the coding sequence ATGTACCCACTTTCGTTTGTCCCGTTCGTACTTGGACACTTAACTGCAGACTACCTGCTCCAACCCAGGGCCATGGCACTGCAAAAGTCAGCCAAGGGGCTCAAGGGCTTTGGCTGGTGCACACTTCACTGTGCGGTCTACACACTATGTATCTGCGCATTCGTACAGTTCTGGAACCCGGTCTTCGTTGCCTTGGTGTACTTTACCCACTACGCAGTGGACCGCTACTCCCTGGCCACCTATTGGCTCCGGCTCATTCAGGGGCGGGACATCTCAGCGGCCCACTTGGACACAACCAGTGCCCACCGGGAGATAGACATCTCCTTTGCCTGCCTGGTCTACGCAGTTACCGACAACACCATCCACCTCATTACCCTTTGGATACTTATGAGGATGTTTGCCTAA
- a CDS encoding helix-turn-helix domain-containing protein codes for MDTQLPSNLQALGLGDYEAKVLAVLLEHSPSSATVVAKRLGLSRSSVYTTLSSLIAKGLVGTTYKNDVKQFEALGYDSLEQFVKTEQERANGRVSLLNGLQVAIESLSKNDNLVPQAIFFEGQEGLKRTYLEMLRQAPEGAELRLIRDEFVWSPTWAFVFEDAWKQRVARLKQEKNLATKLLVNGSPLERGKAAYYAQRKNTQTKYLTQKNAVTAFAQYSLGDVVVILSLREGDLSGIKLTNRNLAANYTALFDALWDAAKK; via the coding sequence ATGGATACTCAACTCCCTTCCAACTTGCAGGCCTTGGGGCTTGGTGACTACGAGGCAAAGGTTTTAGCGGTATTGCTCGAGCACTCACCAAGCAGCGCAACTGTGGTTGCCAAGCGCCTCGGCTTGTCGCGCAGCAGTGTGTACACCACTTTAAGCTCCCTCATTGCCAAAGGCTTGGTAGGTACAACATATAAGAACGATGTTAAGCAGTTCGAGGCGCTTGGGTACGATTCTTTGGAGCAGTTTGTGAAAACCGAGCAGGAGCGGGCCAATGGGCGCGTCAGCCTGCTTAACGGCCTCCAGGTAGCAATTGAATCACTCAGTAAGAACGACAACCTGGTGCCGCAGGCCATCTTCTTTGAGGGGCAGGAGGGGCTGAAGCGTACCTATTTGGAGATGCTGCGCCAAGCGCCTGAGGGCGCGGAACTCAGGCTCATTCGGGATGAGTTTGTTTGGTCTCCTACTTGGGCCTTTGTCTTTGAAGATGCGTGGAAGCAGCGGGTTGCCCGGTTGAAGCAAGAAAAGAACCTTGCTACCAAACTATTGGTGAATGGCTCGCCGTTGGAGAGGGGCAAGGCGGCTTACTATGCCCAAAGAAAAAATACACAAACCAAATACCTAACCCAAAAGAATGCAGTCACTGCTTTTGCCCAATATAGTTTAGGCGACGTAGTGGTCATTCTCTCCCTACGGGAAGGGGACTTGTCCGGCATTAAGCTTACTAACCGCAACTTGGCAGCAAATTACACCGCATTGTTTGATGCGCTTTGGGATGCTGCCAAGAAATGA
- a CDS encoding MoaD/ThiS family protein produces MAQDSSKTITIKIGKVPGQIKSIALPAGSTVADALKSAQLQNAEGFQLRVNTTPVGKDTVLEDGQTVLLLTKVKGN; encoded by the coding sequence ATGGCGCAGGATAGTAGCAAAACAATCACCATCAAAATCGGCAAAGTGCCTGGTCAAATCAAGTCCATCGCACTGCCTGCCGGTTCAACCGTTGCCGACGCCCTCAAGTCGGCGCAACTCCAAAACGCAGAGGGCTTTCAGCTCCGCGTGAACACGACCCCCGTGGGCAAAGACACGGTCCTGGAGGACGGCCAAACCGTCCTCCTGTTGACCAAGGTCAAGGGGAACTAA
- a CDS encoding ThiF family adenylyltransferase codes for MVDASSHREIFSPEAFGERRVDVIGAGATGSRVVLSLAKLGIQNIHVWDFDKIEEHNIANQVYDTAHIGQLKVEALAEIVKRSTGTVITQYPFAADGSKQLGNVVFLMTDTMRSRKEIWGKAIKLKPHVSLMIETRMGTDNGRIYSIVPFQIQHVRMWEETLYDDAEAGVEVAACGTNISVGPSAEIVSGLAVWQLMRWFAHDQGKSEDVPEHEIIFGLRSSFIMGRSL; via the coding sequence GTGGTTGATGCCTCTAGCCACCGCGAAATCTTCTCGCCCGAGGCCTTTGGTGAGCGTCGCGTCGATGTAATCGGCGCCGGCGCCACTGGCAGCCGTGTGGTCCTGAGCCTGGCCAAGCTAGGCATTCAGAACATTCACGTCTGGGACTTTGACAAGATCGAAGAGCATAACATCGCCAACCAGGTGTATGACACTGCCCATATCGGTCAGCTCAAAGTCGAGGCCCTTGCGGAGATCGTCAAGCGCAGCACGGGTACCGTAATTACGCAGTATCCGTTTGCGGCCGACGGCAGCAAGCAGTTGGGCAACGTGGTGTTCCTCATGACGGACACCATGCGTTCCCGAAAGGAGATCTGGGGCAAGGCCATCAAGCTGAAGCCCCATGTTTCCCTCATGATTGAGACGCGCATGGGTACCGACAACGGTCGGATCTATAGCATCGTCCCGTTTCAAATCCAGCATGTCCGCATGTGGGAAGAGACGCTCTACGACGATGCCGAAGCCGGCGTCGAAGTTGCCGCTTGCGGCACGAACATTTCGGTCGGGCCGAGCGCAGAGATTGTTTCCGGACTCGCAGTCTGGCAGCTCATGCGCTGGTTCGCCCACGATCAAGGTAAGAGTGAGGACGTGCCCGAGCACGAAATCATTTTCGGGTTGAGGTCCTCATTCATTATGGGGAGGAGTTTGTAA
- a CDS encoding carboxymuconolactone decarboxylase family protein produces MPHITLPPDLPGIMGPMAQYPETGAALSGLAQVLLRGPSSLTPEEREIIAAYVSQGNGCRFCSDSHAAAARSLSPEGIPSVDQVLDSMGMHGATPKLLSLLALADRVRVSGKQVDEESVASARANGASDDDIHHTVLIAAAFCMFNRYVDGLGTVPAPEEAYVAMGDRLAQHGYLPSSVAVG; encoded by the coding sequence TTGCCGCACATTACATTACCTCCAGATCTGCCCGGCATTATGGGCCCAATGGCGCAGTATCCCGAGACGGGAGCAGCCCTTTCCGGCCTTGCGCAGGTTCTCCTGCGCGGCCCTTCGTCCCTGACGCCAGAAGAGCGAGAGATTATTGCCGCCTACGTTTCCCAAGGAAACGGTTGCCGGTTTTGCTCGGACTCCCACGCCGCCGCTGCACGCAGCCTTAGCCCCGAAGGGATTCCCTCTGTGGACCAAGTCTTGGACAGCATGGGAATGCACGGTGCCACTCCCAAGCTCCTTTCTTTGCTCGCCCTGGCTGACAGGGTGCGTGTAAGTGGGAAGCAGGTGGATGAAGAGTCGGTCGCCAGTGCACGTGCCAACGGCGCAAGCGACGACGATATCCACCACACCGTACTGATTGCCGCTGCGTTCTGCATGTTCAACCGGTACGTGGATGGGTTGGGAACCGTTCCTGCCCCTGAGGAGGCATACGTCGCAATGGGCGACCGCCTCGCGCAGCATGGCTACCTGCCGTCATCCGTGGCAGTGGGTTAG
- a CDS encoding alpha/beta fold hydrolase: MSKQPTFTPPAWLRNSHLQVMGSVFIPRHITLFPSEDRYFDLADGSKLVTECTWQKNRRQATTLLIVHGLNGSTISSYIRGTASKAYEAGFNVVRVNLRNGGNREEMSKTLCHAGQSDDISTVVRELIHLDQLPRIGIIAFSFGANISLKAAAEWGDKAPPQVVGIVGVSPLIDLDATTDALDHKAPAIYRYQLLKGLKSMVRERAKLFPGQYDTSGLASIKHLRAFDDMYAPYNGFKDAADYYAKASCLPHLGKITIPTLLISSEDDAVIPVKSFRQVDNPHIQLLITKHGGHGGFISRESGKDPDRHWAETRAVEFFSVKSPGIAPHTYPQKAPSP; the protein is encoded by the coding sequence ATGTCCAAGCAACCCACCTTCACCCCACCTGCCTGGCTTAGGAATTCCCACCTCCAAGTGATGGGAAGCGTGTTTATACCCCGGCACATCACCCTGTTCCCTTCGGAAGACAGGTATTTCGACCTGGCAGACGGCAGCAAGCTGGTAACAGAATGCACCTGGCAGAAGAACCGGCGGCAAGCCACTACGCTCCTTATTGTGCATGGGCTCAACGGCTCCACCATAAGCTCGTACATCCGCGGCACTGCCAGCAAGGCATACGAGGCTGGCTTCAATGTTGTCCGGGTTAATTTGCGCAACGGTGGAAACCGGGAAGAAATGAGCAAGACCCTCTGCCACGCCGGGCAAAGTGATGATATATCGACCGTCGTGAGGGAACTCATACACCTGGACCAACTCCCCCGCATTGGCATCATTGCCTTTTCCTTTGGTGCCAATATTTCCCTCAAGGCAGCCGCTGAGTGGGGTGACAAAGCCCCGCCCCAAGTAGTAGGCATAGTTGGCGTCTCCCCACTTATCGACCTGGATGCCACTACGGATGCCCTGGACCACAAGGCGCCGGCCATCTACCGTTACCAGCTCCTGAAAGGGCTTAAATCCATGGTGCGGGAGCGGGCCAAGCTCTTCCCTGGGCAATACGACACCTCAGGGCTGGCATCCATCAAACATTTGCGTGCTTTTGATGATATGTACGCGCCGTATAACGGCTTCAAGGATGCTGCCGATTACTACGCTAAAGCCAGCTGCCTTCCCCATTTGGGAAAGATTACCATCCCCACCCTTCTCATCTCCTCTGAGGACGATGCGGTCATTCCCGTGAAATCTTTCAGACAGGTAGACAACCCTCATATTCAGCTTCTCATTACCAAGCATGGCGGACACGGTGGATTTATTTCCCGTGAATCTGGAAAGGACCCCGACCGGCACTGGGCAGAAACCCGGGCCGTAGAGTTCTTTAGCGTAAAGAGTCCAGGTATCGCGCCGCATACCTATCCGCAAAAAGCTCCTTCTCCATAG
- a CDS encoding phosphopantothenoylcysteine decarboxylase, whose translation MSKILFTAGPIPTRLDSVKYLTNRFRGGLAVATAEKLQSMGHQVTLVAWKYADLKTTLPIIRVEDVHDYYKTVLATQADAYVLAAAVANLGPLSPLPGKFPSHNYRVGDVFPIDFTIMPRVVDELKNAYPTATLIAYKLFDGSDEELVAAAQKTLFESRANLVFANHPQWAKERKIAVTADGAAFGISFDDHVDLMDRLIRAAFYRTEVRNAALPRLGEEDAFIIEHYPKHKQAGMTFGTFAIRTAQGFFTTTRGKKAGEKEVAFVYNVDHAERVVHANKKATLNAPLLHALLERNPHIHFLIHSHELIGDLVQQDYQFPGTDGDLLNALSTKEPYFLIQLPHHGYIAGFSDFSSCKKFILSHGHVG comes from the coding sequence ATGTCTAAAATCCTCTTTACAGCCGGTCCTATCCCTACCCGCCTTGATTCGGTCAAATACCTAACCAATAGGTTCCGGGGTGGATTGGCAGTGGCAACGGCAGAAAAACTGCAAAGCATGGGCCACCAGGTTACACTCGTTGCCTGGAAGTATGCCGACCTTAAGACGACCCTTCCCATTATTCGGGTGGAGGATGTCCATGACTACTATAAGACCGTGCTAGCGACTCAAGCAGATGCGTATGTACTAGCAGCGGCAGTAGCAAACCTGGGGCCACTCAGTCCCCTGCCCGGCAAGTTCCCTTCACACAACTACAGGGTGGGCGATGTGTTTCCCATAGACTTCACTATCATGCCCCGGGTGGTTGATGAGCTGAAAAACGCTTACCCAACGGCCACACTCATTGCCTACAAGCTATTTGATGGCTCAGACGAAGAACTGGTAGCGGCGGCACAAAAAACCCTCTTTGAAAGTAGGGCGAACTTAGTTTTTGCCAATCACCCCCAGTGGGCGAAGGAACGGAAAATTGCAGTTACCGCAGATGGTGCTGCATTTGGCATCTCTTTTGACGACCACGTGGACTTAATGGACCGCCTCATTCGGGCGGCCTTTTATCGAACAGAGGTAAGGAATGCCGCACTACCACGCCTGGGTGAAGAAGATGCTTTCATAATTGAGCACTATCCCAAGCATAAACAAGCAGGCATGACCTTTGGCACCTTCGCCATCCGCACAGCACAAGGCTTTTTCACCACTACGCGTGGCAAGAAAGCTGGTGAGAAAGAAGTTGCGTTTGTTTACAACGTAGACCATGCGGAGCGGGTAGTGCATGCGAACAAGAAAGCCACCTTGAACGCCCCACTTCTCCATGCCCTTCTGGAAAGGAACCCTCACATTCACTTCCTTATTCATAGCCATGAGCTCATTGGGGACTTGGTACAGCAGGATTACCAGTTTCCTGGGACAGATGGCGACCTGCTCAATGCCCTTTCTACAAAAGAACCCTACTTCCTCATCCAACTGCCCCATCATGGGTACATTGCCGGTTTCTCCGACTTTTCTTCCTGCAAGAAGTTCATTTTGAGCCATGGGCATGTGGGATAA
- a CDS encoding methyltransferase domain-containing protein: MWDNYRSTFPKRYITPGFFDEYLENCLRQRHPKTILDIGGGTEGTAALQEIGVPTYLLDPFVKGKPDWITEKVPWDTTLTFDAVVARGSINYLTKEELLRTQEMLNPGGTFIANTFLNPPPEEWGERPYQNSLGHTGIERSRYNPSTSSIEHVLIPSKGEPIEHSFFYYSPEEYRALFPRITLTTYKGNSVILTWTKP, from the coding sequence ATGTGGGATAACTATCGCAGCACCTTTCCCAAGCGGTACATTACGCCTGGCTTTTTTGATGAGTATCTAGAAAATTGTTTACGGCAAAGGCATCCGAAAACCATCCTGGACATAGGGGGTGGAACAGAAGGAACGGCTGCCCTGCAAGAGATTGGCGTACCAACATACCTACTGGACCCTTTTGTGAAAGGGAAACCAGATTGGATTACGGAAAAAGTCCCCTGGGATACAACTTTGACTTTTGACGCGGTGGTAGCACGGGGAAGCATAAACTACCTGACAAAGGAGGAGCTGCTGCGTACACAGGAAATGCTCAACCCGGGCGGAACGTTTATTGCCAACACCTTTCTCAATCCTCCCCCGGAAGAATGGGGTGAGCGGCCATATCAAAACAGCCTAGGGCACACGGGCATCGAGCGGTCACGTTACAACCCGAGCACATCTTCCATTGAGCACGTTCTCATCCCCAGTAAGGGAGAGCCAATTGAGCATTCGTTCTTCTACTACTCCCCCGAAGAGTACCGCGCGCTGTTCCCCAGAATCACTCTTACAACCTACAAAGGCAACTCCGTAATCCTAACCTGGACAAAACCCTAG
- a CDS encoding methyltransferase domain-containing protein: protein MNTDQAYQKEIVSYYNATQFDYRAVWELDKTLAIHYGYWDEEVTNFADSLIRFNEILAQKLRLDAADSVLDAGCGVGGSSIFMAKEYGCSATGISISEQQVADAKANAEKAGLSGKTTFIQGDYLNTPFPAESFTAAFGLESVCYAEDKTAFCKEMYRVLKKGGRVTIADGYQTETPRGAAGTKMMRKWLDGWKVKDLETPSGIKRALKDAGFKNIQYENVTPQVWRSAVRLYRFSFPAFLVTGIGQLIRLRSGIQTGNVVAAHYQYRAMKKGLWEYGIVTAEK, encoded by the coding sequence ATGAATACGGACCAGGCATACCAAAAAGAAATTGTTTCCTACTATAACGCGACCCAGTTTGACTACCGGGCTGTTTGGGAGCTCGACAAAACTCTGGCCATTCACTATGGCTACTGGGACGAAGAGGTAACCAACTTCGCCGATTCCCTCATCCGCTTCAACGAGATCCTGGCCCAGAAGCTTCGTTTGGATGCCGCCGATTCCGTCCTAGACGCAGGCTGCGGCGTGGGCGGAAGCTCTATTTTCATGGCCAAAGAGTATGGATGCTCCGCCACTGGCATTAGCATTTCTGAACAACAGGTTGCCGATGCCAAGGCCAATGCGGAAAAGGCTGGCTTATCGGGGAAGACCACCTTTATCCAGGGAGACTACCTTAACACCCCTTTCCCCGCTGAATCGTTCACCGCTGCCTTTGGCTTGGAAAGTGTCTGCTACGCCGAGGATAAAACGGCTTTCTGCAAAGAAATGTACCGCGTCCTTAAAAAGGGCGGACGCGTCACCATTGCTGATGGCTATCAAACAGAAACACCACGTGGCGCTGCAGGCACTAAAATGATGCGGAAATGGCTAGACGGTTGGAAGGTAAAGGACCTTGAAACGCCGTCCGGCATCAAAAGGGCGCTTAAGGATGCTGGGTTCAAGAACATCCAGTACGAAAATGTGACGCCGCAAGTTTGGCGATCCGCCGTGCGTTTGTACCGCTTCTCATTCCCCGCCTTTCTTGTTACTGGCATTGGACAGCTTATCCGGCTACGGAGTGGCATTCAGACAGGGAATGTAGTGGCTGCCCACTACCAGTACCGGGCCATGAAGAAAGGCTTGTGGGAATACGGCATTGTGACCGCTGAAAAATAG
- a CDS encoding VOC family protein yields the protein MGKITPFLWFDDNAEEAMNFYLSVFKDGEVGSIMPGPGGKAMSVTFTLRGQEFMALNAGPMYTFNEAVSFFVSCDTQEEVDDLWSKLTADGGEESRCGWLKDKFGLSWQIIPKALGEYLGAEDREKAGRAIQAMMGMKKIEVAELKRAFDGE from the coding sequence ATGGGAAAGATTACCCCGTTCCTCTGGTTCGATGACAACGCCGAAGAGGCAATGAACTTTTACCTTTCCGTCTTCAAGGATGGGGAAGTGGGCAGTATCATGCCTGGCCCCGGCGGAAAGGCCATGTCCGTCACCTTCACGCTGCGCGGGCAAGAATTTATGGCCCTCAATGCAGGCCCAATGTATACATTCAACGAAGCGGTATCGTTCTTTGTAAGCTGTGACACGCAGGAAGAGGTGGATGACCTTTGGTCCAAGCTTACTGCCGATGGCGGTGAGGAGTCCCGTTGCGGCTGGCTGAAGGATAAGTTCGGTTTGTCGTGGCAGATCATCCCCAAGGCTTTGGGTGAATACCTTGGCGCGGAAGACCGTGAGAAGGCCGGGCGTGCCATTCAGGCCATGATGGGCATGAAAAAAATTGAAGTGGCAGAGCTGAAACGCGCATTTGACGGGGAATAA
- a CDS encoding CPBP family glutamic-type intramembrane protease gives MSSYSRRGVTVTINPPEEKKRRNWVAESIAALLSVALIELIWPDFIPFSYFELWGIKEGTVLDWLQAGVPVFIWGAALAALYSIFTRNNPKVNARAEQHFVAGAFTSLRAGIFEEIGFRWILFMNGIVVVEITNYFLGGFAGLTGLTKWLHLHFFGPIANGFTLGYLEEYLVKPEVWYLGAAILVTNAFFRDGHKYQGFVGWVNSWFGGMYLFWIMFQFGLPAAILVHFVYNFIIDVVRYVDMVAERKFDLARA, from the coding sequence ATGAGTTCGTATTCGAGAAGAGGTGTTACGGTTACCATCAACCCTCCCGAGGAAAAGAAAAGAAGGAACTGGGTTGCAGAATCTATCGCCGCACTCTTGTCGGTTGCGCTAATCGAGCTCATCTGGCCCGACTTCATCCCCTTCTCGTACTTCGAGCTCTGGGGGATCAAGGAGGGGACGGTGTTGGACTGGTTGCAGGCCGGCGTGCCGGTCTTCATTTGGGGAGCAGCCCTTGCTGCCCTCTACTCGATCTTCACCCGCAATAACCCGAAGGTGAACGCCCGGGCGGAACAACACTTCGTGGCGGGCGCCTTTACTAGCCTGAGAGCCGGTATTTTTGAAGAGATAGGGTTCCGGTGGATCCTCTTCATGAACGGCATCGTGGTGGTCGAGATTACCAATTACTTCCTAGGTGGGTTCGCCGGCCTTACGGGCCTTACGAAGTGGCTTCATCTCCACTTCTTCGGACCAATCGCCAATGGGTTCACGCTTGGCTACCTGGAGGAATACCTGGTGAAGCCGGAGGTCTGGTACCTTGGTGCCGCTATCCTTGTTACCAACGCCTTCTTCCGGGACGGCCACAAGTACCAGGGATTCGTCGGATGGGTCAATAGCTGGTTCGGCGGTATGTACCTGTTCTGGATCATGTTCCAGTTCGGGCTGCCGGCGGCCATCCTGGTTCACTTCGTTTACAACTTCATCATCGACGTAGTCCGCTACGTCGACATGGTCGCGGAGCGGAAGTTCGACCTGGCACGCGCGTAG